In one window of Lampris incognitus isolate fLamInc1 chromosome 3, fLamInc1.hap2, whole genome shotgun sequence DNA:
- the LOC130109845 gene encoding proteasome subunit beta type-8-like, whose amino-acid sequence MEDLCVDTTEHATLAFGRRTRCAHQCDLPLSGSRSQFQFDIPVAEYLDESPIQFGQISPSSISLSSQDSILPTISSPIGLPLDSTQSVPLPFPMAHGTTTLAFIFQGGVLAAADTRSSCSGLVACPASQKILPIHNHLVGTTSGTSADCALWKRILARELRLYQLRHGRRLSTGGAAKLLSHMLHPFKGTELCVAATLCGWDGGASDELHDHEGTEIRLVKTETETERNGEKDNSAKVDLEKVSLTMAQRKTHRFRSTSYVQRRFVGERHGSCGPSLYYVCSDGTRLQGELFSVGSGSPYAYSVLDQEVQWGLTVEEATSVAREAVYRATHRDAYSGNCVDLFHVTSRGWTRRNREDLKGEYYREKEKERHKMKARKEREEGV is encoded by the coding sequence ATGGAAGATCTTTGCGTTGACACCACAGAACATGCCACATTGGCTTTTGGGAGGAGGACCAGATGTGCTCATCAATGTGATTTGCCTTTGAGCGGCAGCAGGAGTCAATTTCAGTTTGACATACCTGTGGCAGAGTACCTTGATGAAAGTCCGATACAGTTTGGGCAAATTAGCCCCAGTTCCATCTCCCTCTCATCTCAGGACTCTATCCTTCCAACCATCTCCTCGCCCATTGGCCTTCCTCTTGATTCCACTCAATCTGTGCCTCTGCCCTTCCCTATGGCTCATGGTACCACCACCCTGGCTTTCATATTCCAGGGTGGTGTGCTCGCCGCAGCCGATACCCGTTCCAGTTGTTCTGGGCTGGTGGCATGTCCCGCCTCCCAGAAGATCTtgcccatccacaatcacttGGTGGGCACTACCTCAGGTACCTCAGCGGACTGTGCCCTTTGGAAGCGGATTCTGGCTCGTGAACTGCGGCTTTACCAGCTCCGCCATGGCAGGAGACTGTCCACCGGTGGAGCTGCAAAACTGCTTTCACACATGCTTCACCCATTTAAGGGAACTGAGCTGTGTGTGGCGGCCACTCTCTGTGGCTGGGATGGAGGAGCGTCAGATGAACTCCATGACCATGAAGGCACAGAGATCCGTTTGgtgaaaacagaaacagaaacggAGAGAAATGGAGAAAAAGATAACTCTGCTAAAGTTGATCTGGAGAAAGTATCACTTACAATGGCACAGAGGAAGACTCATCGTTTTCGCTCCACTAGTTATGTGCAGAGGCGTTTTGTTGGTGAGAGACACGGGTCCTGTGGTCCCAGTCTGTACTATGTCTGCAGTGATGGTACTCGCCTGCAGGGAGAGCTCTTCTCCGTGGGCTCGGGATCGCCCTATGCCTACTCTGTGCTGGACCAGGAGGTGCAATGGGGGCTGACTGTGGAAGAGGCTACTTCAGTTGCCAGAGAGGCTGTATACAGAGCCACACATAGGGATGCATACTCTGGGAACTGTGTCGACCTGTTTCATGTCACCTCAAGAGGGTGGACTCGCAGAAACAGAGAGGATCTGAAAGGGGAGTAttacagagagaaggagaaagagcgaCACAAAATGAAAGCCAGAAAGGAGAGAGAAGAAGGGGTGTGA
- the LOC130109846 gene encoding protein sel-1 homolog 3 → MKVSHSFILGYVFAAAMTLMEQGVSQATPASSSNSGASLLGNFKQFNSAPDQVIYGSLARVQYQCSRPCELAVEVVVPTQQNTSLVVFRRKWISRKHHQVPRIHQVQFSFPPSIVYKQDFFIRHVFDTKSAIMHAWLNHLNDNETSTYDGSVVKAHKVLQTVPLSVHPTKPPTGCLSWSAGLMWQLTRDRIYQCPHETGTINMLKFPLASTGEGFGVVCKFQPFISRDLERARLHAVKQPNVTMSVWLYLLEWCHRGLCGIIHHVNRDNEYSFLMHLTNAGDVIIQARLTTGRDQAFQSHAALPRWTWIRLDCYIQQSKVTLDTTWDGETRTHAFDFQDNVHCDDTSGYFVIGGGRYLPALHGYFGAIKYYRFGTKQVENPLFRKNTLENLDKAHHECHEIKGFTATFLQGVYPGSNSGEISSSLYFISGFCNLHYITMWNKSRQPVCRQTWTWETQLKYRALFCFLRKQEEDLKIRLWGSNALRHLGRRLFEHAVGGMVRMVSKQIRLTSTDIDLLRVSSCFGNHQASLLLAAIHLAGLGRSVDQQQGHVYSLIGASADNRLALMHIGYKHTQGIDGFPKDHDMAYSYYANVGAQSIVDSQRIQEEKQYLPEQICLNNMEDLNGFADETSDAFQFLKFQAERGDVAPQKLLGKILLWGRNGASKDVASAMRWIVRSARRMDDPTIVYDYAILLLKGQGVKKNLTLGYQLLEKAAAMGSVHALNGLGWYCSAILKDHRTAVKYYEQAALNGSEDGMFNLGVYHLSGNNPDNPQRNEMAAFQLFLNASSFGHVAASVEAAWYLSTGCLEGVSRDVERAVIMLKKVCESNGHLGYIIREALKAYLQGSQGQALVKYAMAAEAGLGLAQTNVAHLFEEWKLSNDCQWRYYNHSTLNYDSHLHSLLKMGDYYYSSANRHEASLSSAGQAISMYSRAAVAGSPQGMYNLAALAQEGHVLPRSTRDFFNVSPHDTLETLLEKILQRCVAAEDKDAVTPCSLALLRVQMGNALRKMTQNGAQLLLAYASVLSLIIIIITVLVQLGLVLLQMTNEQRDNNHLAVEARTRTLSVNQAEVNWNTMQDNMMRRWGTVSRTCRVAMTLWLTILNGEQRLRQTSELAVTVSGVCLCAFWTTLLYHLL, encoded by the exons ATGAAAGTGTCCCACTCTTtcattcttggatatgtgtttgctGCTGCTATGACGTTGATG GAACAGGGTGTGTCTCAGGCCACACCAGCTTCCTCATCCAACAGTGGAGCGAGCCTACTTGGCAATTTTAAACAGTTTAACTCTGCCCCTGACCAAGTGATATACGGTTCATTGGCCCGGGTGCAGTATCAGTGTTCCAGACCATGTGAGCTTGCAGTGGAGGTGGTGGTAcccacacaacaaaacacaagccTAGTCGTCTTCAGGAGGAAATGGATCAGTCGCAAACACCACCAAGTCCCCAGGATTCACCAAGTACAATTTAGCTTCCCTCCGTCCATTGTATATAAACAAGATTTTTTTATCAGGCACGTTTTTGATACCAAGAGCGCGATAATGCATGCTTGGTTAAACCATCTCAATGACAATGAAACCAGCACATATGATGGTTCAGTGGTGAAGGCCCACAAAGTGCTTCAGACTGTGCCTCTCTCTGTACATCCAACCAAGCCTCCCACTGGATGCCTTTCATGGTCTGCTGGACTGATGTGGCAGCTGACCAGAGACAGAATTTATCAGTGCCCACATGAGACAG GCACAATCAATATGCTCAAGTTCCCCCTGGCAAGCACCGGTGAGGGCTTTGGAGTGGTCTGCAAGTTCCAGCCTTTCATCAGCAGAGACCTGGAGAGAGCTCGTCTCCACGCTGTGAAACAGCCCAA TGTCACCATGTCTGTATGGCTCTACCTACTGGAGTGGTGTCACAGAGGGCTGTGTGGAATCATTCATCATGTTAACAGGGACAATGAGTACTCCTTTTTGATGCACCTTACAAATGCAG GGGATGTCATAATTCAGGCGCGTTTGACAACTGGAAGAGATCAAGCTTTCCAATCCCATGCAGCTTTGCCCCGGTGGACATGGATTAGACTTGACTGTTACATACAGCAATCAAAG GTGACACTGGACACAACATGGGATGGGGAAACTCGTACACATGCATTTGA CTTTCAGGACAACGTCCATTGTGATGACACCAGTGGCTACTTTGTAATTGGAGGTGGCAGATACCTGCCAGCCCTCCATGGATATTTTGGGGCGATCAAATACTATCGTTTTGGGACCAAACAG GTAGAAAATCCTCTTTTCCGCAAGAATACCCTGGAGAATCTGGATAAAGCTCATCACGAGTGTCACGAAATCAAAGGATTTACAGCTACTTTTTTGCAGGGAGTGTACCCAGGCTCAAATAGCGGTGAAATATCATCATCA ttATATTTTATTTCAGGTTTCTGTAACCTTCATTACATCACAATGTGGAACAAGTCCAGACAGCCCGTCTGTAGACAGACTTGGACATGGGAAACACAacttaaatacagagcattattctGTTTCCTGCGGAAACAAGAGGAGGATCTCAAAATAA GATTGTGGGGCAGTAACGCCCTTCGGCACCTCGGGAGGAGATTGTTTGAACATGCTGTTGGCGGAATGGTCCGTATGGTTTCAAAACAGATCCGGCTTACGTCCACTGATATCGATCTACTCAGGGTATCCTCCTGCTTTGGCAATCACCAAGCATCTCTCTTGCTAGCTGCAATCCACCTGGCTGGCCTGGGGCGCTCAGTGGACCAACAACAG GGTCATGTGTATAGTTTAATTGGTGCTTCAGCCGACAACCGTTTAGCACTTATGCACATAGGATACAAACACACTCAAGGGATTGACGGGTTTCCAAAAGACCACGATATGGCTTATAGCTACTACGCCAATGTTGGGGCACAGAGCATTGTTGACAGCCAGAGGATACAAGAAGAAAAG CAATACTTGCCTGAACAAATCTGCTTGAACAACATGGAGGATTTAAACGGCTTTGCAGATGAAACAAGTGATGCCTTTCAGTTTCTGAAATTCCAGGCAGAGAGAGGAGATGTAGCTCCTCAG AAACTCTTAGGCAAAATTCTTCTCTGGGGCCGAAATGGAGCCTCAAAAGACGTAGCAAGCGCAATGAGGTGGATTGTGAGGAGTGCGAGGCGGATGGATGACCCAACAATCGTGTATGATTACGCCATTTTATTGCTGAAG GGTCAGGGAGTAAAGAAGAATTTGACCCTTGGCTATCAGCTGCTGGAAAAAGCTGCAGCGATG GGGTCAGTTCATGCCTTGAACGGCTTGGGTTGGTACTGCAGTGCCATACTGAAGGACCACCGAACTGCAGTGAAATATTATGAACAAGCTGCACTCAACGGGAGCGAAGACGGCATGTTTAATCTGGGAGTTTATCACCTCAGTGGCAACAACCCAGACAATCCTCAGAGAAATGAG ATGGCTGCATTTCAGCTTTTTCTGAATGCGTCTAGTTTTGGACATGTAGCAGCATCGGTGGAGGCAGCCTGGTACCTGTCTACAGGATGCCTGGAGGGGGTGTCTCGGGATGTGGAGAGGGCTGTGAT TATGCTCAAAAAGGTCTGTGAATCCAATGGACACCTCGGATACATTATCAGAGAGGCCCTGAAAGCCTACCTCCAGGGCTCTCA GGGCCAGGCTCTTGTTAAGTATGCTATGGCAGCTGAAGCTGGCTTGGGTTTGGCCCAGACCAACGTTGCTCACCTGTTTGAG GAGTGGAAACTCAGTAATGATTGTCAATGGAGATATTATAACCATTCCACGTTGAACTACGATTCCCACCTCCATA GTCTACTGAAAATGGGAGATTACTACTACTCCTCCGCCAACAGACACGAGGCATCATTATCCTCAGCTGGCCAGGCCATATCGATGTACAGCAGAGCCGCTGTAGCGGGGAGTCCTCAG GGAATGTACAACCTGGCTGCTTTGGCACAAGAGGGGCATGTTCTTCCACGGAGTACACGAGATTTCTTTAATGTGTCACCTCATGACACATTGGAAACTTTGCTGGAGAAGATCTTACAGAG ATGTGTGGCCGCCGAGGATAAAGACGCTGTAACGCCATGTTCTTTAGCTCTGCTAAGAGTCCAGATGGGAAACGCCTTGAGGAAAATGACTCAGAACGGTGCACAGCTCTTGTTG GCATATGCATCTGTTCTAAGCTTAATCATCATTATAATTACCGTACTGGTGCAACTTGGTCTTG TGCTTTTGCAAATGACCAACGAACAAAGGGATAATAACCACCTTGCCGTGGAGGCGAGGACAAGGACATTGTCTGTCAATCAAGCTGAGGTCAACTGGAATACAATGCAAGATAACATGATGAGAAGATGGGGCACAGTTTCACGAACTTGTAGAGTGGCCATGACTCTATGGCTTACCATACTGAATGGTGAGCAGAGGCTCCGGCAGACCAGCGAGTTGGCTGTGACTGTATCaggcgtgtgtctgtgtgctttcTGGACCACACTACTCTATCATCTCTTATGA